One region of Acropora muricata isolate sample 2 chromosome 13, ASM3666990v1, whole genome shotgun sequence genomic DNA includes:
- the LOC136895654 gene encoding volume-regulated anion channel subunit LRRC8C-like isoform X2, translating to MDSENIENKKYLITWWDLVDHYLLAAMLVVSLGSFGLQSTQDRLICIPAVNRSPITAGNDSALRNRSSSPVVSLFKMPDRRHYDYVDNECYAKMDGFSKYYSLIFFAETVILVVISNYWQKYPKSANAVARCEHLVSEYNKGEFLIKGKAEELVKRLEVLLDCSNQQTKDKSVQQGNCIKDFSKTCSKFIIGEMRWSFVTVQYRLRGFCGSLFASSFLFINIFFYIKRREWTRCDLDEVDYATKLNSSFFQCSRTTGSYFHIATILFFVFIAFHLLFAARSLHWAFFRQNLFDRKPRFVVTDWKNNDKTGKELDCSKDAAYFLYLLEASGCDFVKTVMKEKREAGFQNGEGAQQLLLRPEREQQA from the coding sequence TAAGAAATATTTGATAACCTGGTGGGACCTCGTCGATCATTACCTCCTGGCGGCAATGCTGGTTGTTTCGCTGGGATCGTTTGGTTTGCAGTCCACCCAAGACCGTCTGATATGCATTCCTGCTGTTAATCGCTCACCCATCACTGCAGGGAATGACTCAGCTCTTCGCAATCGGTCTTCTTCACCTGTGGTCAGTCTATTCAAGATGCCTGACCGACGGCATTACGATTACGTTGACAACGAATGTTACGCAAAGATGGATGGGTTTTCAAAGTATTAttcgttaattttctttgccGAGACTGTAATTTTGGTGGTCATTTCCAATTACTGGCAAAAGTATCCAAAAAGTGCAAATGCCGTTGCTCGTTGTGAACACTTGGTTTCGGAATATAACAAAGGAGAATTCTTGATAAAGGGCAAGGCAGAAGAGCTTGTCAAAAGATTAGAAGTGTTATTAGATTGTTCTAACCAACAAACAAAGGATAAAAGTGTGCAACAAGGCAACTGTATTAAGGACTTTAGTAAGACCTGTTCTAAGTTCATTATTGGAGAGATGCGTTGGAGCTTTGTAACAGTACAGTACAGATTGCGAGGTTTTTGCGGCTCCCTTTTTGCGTCAAGTTTCCtttttatcaacatttttttctATATAAAAAGGCGCGAATGGACTCGGTGTGATCTAGACGAAGTAGATTATGCTACAAAGCTTAACAGcagtttttttcagtgctctagaaccacaggatctTACTTTCATATTGctactattttattttttgtttttatagcATTTCATTTACTTTTTGCAGCTCGATCTTTACACTGGGCCTTTTTTAGACAGAACCTGTTTGATAGGAAACCACGTTTTGTCGTAACCGACTggaaaaacaatgacaaaacaGGAAAAGAACTCGATTGCtctaaagatgcggcatattttcTTTACTTGCTGGAAGCATCAGGTTGTGATTTTGTCAAAACAGTCATGAAAGAAAAACGAGAAGCAGGATTTCAAAATGGAGAGGGTGCTCAACAATTACTTTTAAGACCTGAAAGAGAGCAACAAGCTTAA